A single genomic interval of Syngnathoides biaculeatus isolate LvHL_M chromosome 1, ASM1980259v1, whole genome shotgun sequence harbors:
- the ptpn2b gene encoding tyrosine-protein phosphatase non-receptor type 2 isoform X4 — MEREFQDIESEGRWHKFYMEIRSQSHECAYKVAKYPENRSRNRYRDVSPFDHSRVKLKNADNDYINASLVVMEEAQRRYILTQGPLRNTCGHFWLMIWEQKSKAIVMLNRVIEKGSEKCAQYWPVSGEREMAFKDTRFLVTLLSEDVKSYYTTRVLELQNMSTAEKREIHHFHYTTWPDFGVPESPASFLNFLLKVRESGALGGDHGPAVVHCSAGIGRSGTFSLVDTCLVLMEKRKDASALDIRRILLDMRKYRMGLIQTPDQLRFSFVAVLEGAKCIAGDASPQTQRRESSREDPDAAGDLPESRNGGGEDGRHDGERPSQSPEQDNSTTHKRRRGDSFSIAPSQRTNDTDRKRKSLHFPPLSAGRDGESLQ; from the exons ATGGAGCGGGAGTTTCAGGACATCGAGTCGGAGGGCCGGTGGCACAAATTCTACATG GAAATCCGAAGTCAGTCTCACGAATGCGCCTACAAAGTGGCCAAGTACCCGGAGAACCGCAGCCGCAACCGATACCGAGACGTCAGCCCGT TTGACCACAGTCGGGTGAAGCTGAAGAACGCGGACAACGACTACATCAACGCCAGCCTGGTGGTGATGGAAGAGGCGCAGCGGCGTTACATATTAACTCAG GGTCCCCTCAGGAACACGTGTGGCCACTTCTGGCTCATGATCTGGGAGCAAAAGAGCAAAGCCATCGTCATGCTCAACAGGGTCATTGAGAAAGGCTCG gaaaagtgtgctcagTACTGGCCCGTGTCCGGGGAGCGTGAGATGGCGTTCAAGGACACGCGCTTCCTGGTCACGCTGCTGTCGGAAGACGTCAAGTCTTACTACaccacaagagtgctggagctgcaGAACATGAGC ACGGCGGAGAAGCGGGAGATCCACCATTTTCACTACACAACGTGGCCCGACTTCGGCGTGCCCGAGTCGCCGGcgtccttcctcaacttcctgcTGAAGGTGCGGGAGTCCGGGGCGCTGGGCGGCGACCACGGCCCCGCCGTGGTGCACTGCAGCGCCGGCATCGGACGCTCGGGGACCTTCTCGCTGGTGGACACGTGTCTCGTGCTC ATGGAGAAAAGGAAAGATGCGTCGGCGTTGGACATCCGAAGGATCCTGCTGGACATGCGGAAGTACCGCATGGGTCTCATCCAGACCCCCGACCAGCTGCGCTTTTCCTTCGTGGCTGTCCTCGAGGGAGCCAAGTGCATCGCGGGAGACGCGTCCCCGCAG ACTCAGAGGCGGGAGTCGTCCCGGGAGGACCCGGACGCCGCGGGCGACCTGCCGGAGAGCCGCAACGGCGGAGGAGAGGACGGTAGACATGACGGCGAGAGGCCGAGCCAGTCGCCGGAACAGGACAACAGCACCACACA CAAACGACGCAGAGGCGACAGTTTCTCCATCGCTCCAAGCCAAAGGACCAACGATACCGACAGAAAGCGGAAAAG cctgcATTTTCCGCCTCTTTCCGCCGGGAGGGACGGCGAATCactacaataa
- the ptpn2b gene encoding tyrosine-protein phosphatase non-receptor type 2 isoform X5, translating to MEREFQDIESEGRWHKFYMEIRSQSHECAYKVAKYPENRSRNRYRDVSPFDHSRVKLKNADNDYINASLVVMEEAQRRYILTQGPLRNTCGHFWLMIWEQKSKAIVMLNRVIEKGSEKCAQYWPVSGEREMAFKDTRFLVTLLSEDVKSYYTTRVLELQNMSTAEKREIHHFHYTTWPDFGVPESPASFLNFLLKVRESGALGGDHGPAVVHCSAGIGRSGTFSLVDTCLVLMEKRKDASALDIRRILLDMRKYRMGLIQTPDQLRFSFVAVLEGAKCIAGDASPQTQRRESSREDPDAAGDLPESRNGGGEDGRHDGERPSQSPEQDNSTTHKRRRGDSFSIAPSQRTNDTDRKRKRRDGESLQ from the exons ATGGAGCGGGAGTTTCAGGACATCGAGTCGGAGGGCCGGTGGCACAAATTCTACATG GAAATCCGAAGTCAGTCTCACGAATGCGCCTACAAAGTGGCCAAGTACCCGGAGAACCGCAGCCGCAACCGATACCGAGACGTCAGCCCGT TTGACCACAGTCGGGTGAAGCTGAAGAACGCGGACAACGACTACATCAACGCCAGCCTGGTGGTGATGGAAGAGGCGCAGCGGCGTTACATATTAACTCAG GGTCCCCTCAGGAACACGTGTGGCCACTTCTGGCTCATGATCTGGGAGCAAAAGAGCAAAGCCATCGTCATGCTCAACAGGGTCATTGAGAAAGGCTCG gaaaagtgtgctcagTACTGGCCCGTGTCCGGGGAGCGTGAGATGGCGTTCAAGGACACGCGCTTCCTGGTCACGCTGCTGTCGGAAGACGTCAAGTCTTACTACaccacaagagtgctggagctgcaGAACATGAGC ACGGCGGAGAAGCGGGAGATCCACCATTTTCACTACACAACGTGGCCCGACTTCGGCGTGCCCGAGTCGCCGGcgtccttcctcaacttcctgcTGAAGGTGCGGGAGTCCGGGGCGCTGGGCGGCGACCACGGCCCCGCCGTGGTGCACTGCAGCGCCGGCATCGGACGCTCGGGGACCTTCTCGCTGGTGGACACGTGTCTCGTGCTC ATGGAGAAAAGGAAAGATGCGTCGGCGTTGGACATCCGAAGGATCCTGCTGGACATGCGGAAGTACCGCATGGGTCTCATCCAGACCCCCGACCAGCTGCGCTTTTCCTTCGTGGCTGTCCTCGAGGGAGCCAAGTGCATCGCGGGAGACGCGTCCCCGCAG ACTCAGAGGCGGGAGTCGTCCCGGGAGGACCCGGACGCCGCGGGCGACCTGCCGGAGAGCCGCAACGGCGGAGGAGAGGACGGTAGACATGACGGCGAGAGGCCGAGCCAGTCGCCGGAACAGGACAACAGCACCACACA CAAACGACGCAGAGGCGACAGTTTCTCCATCGCTCCAAGCCAAAGGACCAACGATACCGACAGAAAGCGGAAAAGG AGGGACGGCGAATCactacaataa
- the ptpn2b gene encoding tyrosine-protein phosphatase non-receptor type 2 isoform X2: MEREFQDIESEGRWHKFYMEIRSQSHECAYKVAKYPENRSRNRYRDVSPFDHSRVKLKNADNDYINASLVVMEEAQRRYILTQGPLRNTCGHFWLMIWEQKSKAIVMLNRVIEKGSEKCAQYWPVSGEREMAFKDTRFLVTLLSEDVKSYYTTRVLELQNMSTAEKREIHHFHYTTWPDFGVPESPASFLNFLLKVRESGALGGDHGPAVVHCSAGIGRSGTFSLVDTCLVLMEKRKDASALDIRRILLDMRKYRMGLIQTPDQLRFSFVAVLEGAKCIAGDASPQVKSLETSAIRAAKHSGGGGRRLLSPFRRLRGGSRPGRTRTPRATCRRAATAEERTVDMTARGRASRRNRTTAPHTNDAEATVSPSLQAKGPTIPTESGKEQRRATPDRPPHRHQPEAPFDDKKKKKK, from the exons ATGGAGCGGGAGTTTCAGGACATCGAGTCGGAGGGCCGGTGGCACAAATTCTACATG GAAATCCGAAGTCAGTCTCACGAATGCGCCTACAAAGTGGCCAAGTACCCGGAGAACCGCAGCCGCAACCGATACCGAGACGTCAGCCCGT TTGACCACAGTCGGGTGAAGCTGAAGAACGCGGACAACGACTACATCAACGCCAGCCTGGTGGTGATGGAAGAGGCGCAGCGGCGTTACATATTAACTCAG GGTCCCCTCAGGAACACGTGTGGCCACTTCTGGCTCATGATCTGGGAGCAAAAGAGCAAAGCCATCGTCATGCTCAACAGGGTCATTGAGAAAGGCTCG gaaaagtgtgctcagTACTGGCCCGTGTCCGGGGAGCGTGAGATGGCGTTCAAGGACACGCGCTTCCTGGTCACGCTGCTGTCGGAAGACGTCAAGTCTTACTACaccacaagagtgctggagctgcaGAACATGAGC ACGGCGGAGAAGCGGGAGATCCACCATTTTCACTACACAACGTGGCCCGACTTCGGCGTGCCCGAGTCGCCGGcgtccttcctcaacttcctgcTGAAGGTGCGGGAGTCCGGGGCGCTGGGCGGCGACCACGGCCCCGCCGTGGTGCACTGCAGCGCCGGCATCGGACGCTCGGGGACCTTCTCGCTGGTGGACACGTGTCTCGTGCTC ATGGAGAAAAGGAAAGATGCGTCGGCGTTGGACATCCGAAGGATCCTGCTGGACATGCGGAAGTACCGCATGGGTCTCATCCAGACCCCCGACCAGCTGCGCTTTTCCTTCGTGGCTGTCCTCGAGGGAGCCAAGTGCATCGCGGGAGACGCGTCCCCGCAGGTAAAATCGCTCGAAACGTCTGCAATCAGAGCGGCGAAacacagcgggggggggggacgacgtcTACTTTCCCCGTTTCGCAGACTCAGAGGCGGGAGTCGTCCCGGGAGGACCCGGACGCCGCGGGCGACCTGCCGGAGAGCCGCAACGGCGGAGGAGAGGACGGTAGACATGACGGCGAGAGGCCGAGCCAGTCGCCGGAACAGGACAACAGCACCACACA CAAACGACGCAGAGGCGACAGTTTCTCCATCGCTCCAAGCCAAAGGACCAACGATACCGACAGAAAGCGGAAAAG agcaaagacgagcgacTCCTGACCGGCCCCCCCACCGCCACCAACCCGAGGCGCCGttcgacgacaaaaaaaaaaaaaaaaaataa
- the ptpn2b gene encoding tyrosine-protein phosphatase non-receptor type 2 isoform X1: protein MEREFQDIESEGRWHKFYMEIRSQSHECAYKVAKYPENRSRNRYRDVSPFDHSRVKLKNADNDYINASLVVMEEAQRRYILTQGPLRNTCGHFWLMIWEQKSKAIVMLNRVIEKGSEKCAQYWPVSGEREMAFKDTRFLVTLLSEDVKSYYTTRVLELQNMSTAEKREIHHFHYTTWPDFGVPESPASFLNFLLKVRESGALGGDHGPAVVHCSAGIGRSGTFSLVDTCLVLMEKRKDASALDIRRILLDMRKYRMGLIQTPDQLRFSFVAVLEGAKCIAGDASPQVKSLETSAIRAAKHSGGGGRRLLSPFRRLRGGSRPGRTRTPRATCRRAATAEERTVDMTARGRASRRNRTTAPHTNDAEATVSPSLQAKGPTIPTESGKACIFRLFPPGGTANHYNNNNKTRLSSTNWNAAKTSDS, encoded by the exons ATGGAGCGGGAGTTTCAGGACATCGAGTCGGAGGGCCGGTGGCACAAATTCTACATG GAAATCCGAAGTCAGTCTCACGAATGCGCCTACAAAGTGGCCAAGTACCCGGAGAACCGCAGCCGCAACCGATACCGAGACGTCAGCCCGT TTGACCACAGTCGGGTGAAGCTGAAGAACGCGGACAACGACTACATCAACGCCAGCCTGGTGGTGATGGAAGAGGCGCAGCGGCGTTACATATTAACTCAG GGTCCCCTCAGGAACACGTGTGGCCACTTCTGGCTCATGATCTGGGAGCAAAAGAGCAAAGCCATCGTCATGCTCAACAGGGTCATTGAGAAAGGCTCG gaaaagtgtgctcagTACTGGCCCGTGTCCGGGGAGCGTGAGATGGCGTTCAAGGACACGCGCTTCCTGGTCACGCTGCTGTCGGAAGACGTCAAGTCTTACTACaccacaagagtgctggagctgcaGAACATGAGC ACGGCGGAGAAGCGGGAGATCCACCATTTTCACTACACAACGTGGCCCGACTTCGGCGTGCCCGAGTCGCCGGcgtccttcctcaacttcctgcTGAAGGTGCGGGAGTCCGGGGCGCTGGGCGGCGACCACGGCCCCGCCGTGGTGCACTGCAGCGCCGGCATCGGACGCTCGGGGACCTTCTCGCTGGTGGACACGTGTCTCGTGCTC ATGGAGAAAAGGAAAGATGCGTCGGCGTTGGACATCCGAAGGATCCTGCTGGACATGCGGAAGTACCGCATGGGTCTCATCCAGACCCCCGACCAGCTGCGCTTTTCCTTCGTGGCTGTCCTCGAGGGAGCCAAGTGCATCGCGGGAGACGCGTCCCCGCAGGTAAAATCGCTCGAAACGTCTGCAATCAGAGCGGCGAAacacagcgggggggggggacgacgtcTACTTTCCCCGTTTCGCAGACTCAGAGGCGGGAGTCGTCCCGGGAGGACCCGGACGCCGCGGGCGACCTGCCGGAGAGCCGCAACGGCGGAGGAGAGGACGGTAGACATGACGGCGAGAGGCCGAGCCAGTCGCCGGAACAGGACAACAGCACCACACA CAAACGACGCAGAGGCGACAGTTTCTCCATCGCTCCAAGCCAAAGGACCAACGATACCGACAGAAAGCGGAAAAG cctgcATTTTCCGCCTCTTTCCGCCGGGAGGGACGGCGAATCactacaataacaacaacaagacTCGTCTTTCATCCACCAATTGGAATGC agcaaagacgagcgacTCCTGA
- the ptpn2b gene encoding tyrosine-protein phosphatase non-receptor type 2 isoform X6, whose amino-acid sequence MEREFQDIESEGRWHKFYMEIRSQSHECAYKVAKYPENRSRNRYRDVSPFDHSRVKLKNADNDYINASLVVMEEAQRRYILTQGPLRNTCGHFWLMIWEQKSKAIVMLNRVIEKGSEKCAQYWPVSGEREMAFKDTRFLVTLLSEDVKSYYTTRVLELQNMSTAEKREIHHFHYTTWPDFGVPESPASFLNFLLKVRESGALGGDHGPAVVHCSAGIGRSGTFSLVDTCLVLMEKRKDASALDIRRILLDMRKYRMGLIQTPDQLRFSFVAVLEGAKCIAGDASPQTQRRESSREDPDAAGDLPESRNGGGEDGRHDGERPSQSPEQDNSTTHKRRRGDSFSIAPSQRTNDTDRKRKRAKTSDS is encoded by the exons ATGGAGCGGGAGTTTCAGGACATCGAGTCGGAGGGCCGGTGGCACAAATTCTACATG GAAATCCGAAGTCAGTCTCACGAATGCGCCTACAAAGTGGCCAAGTACCCGGAGAACCGCAGCCGCAACCGATACCGAGACGTCAGCCCGT TTGACCACAGTCGGGTGAAGCTGAAGAACGCGGACAACGACTACATCAACGCCAGCCTGGTGGTGATGGAAGAGGCGCAGCGGCGTTACATATTAACTCAG GGTCCCCTCAGGAACACGTGTGGCCACTTCTGGCTCATGATCTGGGAGCAAAAGAGCAAAGCCATCGTCATGCTCAACAGGGTCATTGAGAAAGGCTCG gaaaagtgtgctcagTACTGGCCCGTGTCCGGGGAGCGTGAGATGGCGTTCAAGGACACGCGCTTCCTGGTCACGCTGCTGTCGGAAGACGTCAAGTCTTACTACaccacaagagtgctggagctgcaGAACATGAGC ACGGCGGAGAAGCGGGAGATCCACCATTTTCACTACACAACGTGGCCCGACTTCGGCGTGCCCGAGTCGCCGGcgtccttcctcaacttcctgcTGAAGGTGCGGGAGTCCGGGGCGCTGGGCGGCGACCACGGCCCCGCCGTGGTGCACTGCAGCGCCGGCATCGGACGCTCGGGGACCTTCTCGCTGGTGGACACGTGTCTCGTGCTC ATGGAGAAAAGGAAAGATGCGTCGGCGTTGGACATCCGAAGGATCCTGCTGGACATGCGGAAGTACCGCATGGGTCTCATCCAGACCCCCGACCAGCTGCGCTTTTCCTTCGTGGCTGTCCTCGAGGGAGCCAAGTGCATCGCGGGAGACGCGTCCCCGCAG ACTCAGAGGCGGGAGTCGTCCCGGGAGGACCCGGACGCCGCGGGCGACCTGCCGGAGAGCCGCAACGGCGGAGGAGAGGACGGTAGACATGACGGCGAGAGGCCGAGCCAGTCGCCGGAACAGGACAACAGCACCACACA CAAACGACGCAGAGGCGACAGTTTCTCCATCGCTCCAAGCCAAAGGACCAACGATACCGACAGAAAGCGGAAAAG agcaaagacgagcgacTCCTGA
- the eif3i gene encoding eukaryotic translation initiation factor 3 subunit I, protein MKPILLQGHERSITQLKYNREGDLIFSVAKDTVANVWYSVNGERLGTYNGHTGAVWCVDCDWDTKKVLTGSADNSCRLWDCETGKQMALVNTNSAVRTCGFDFSGNIIMFSTDKQMGYQCFLNFFDLRDPQQIDDNQPYLTVPCNDHKITSAVWGPLGEFVIAGHENGEINQFSAKSGDVLKTIKEHSKQINDIQSSVDLTMVITASKDNTAKLFDSASLDHIKTFRTERPVNSASISPIMDHVVMGGGQEAMEVTTTSTRVGKFEARFFHAAYEEEFGRVKGHFGPINCVSFHPDGKSYSSGGEDGYVRIHYFDPQYFDFELEV, encoded by the exons ATG AAACCCATTCTGCTTCAGGGCCACGAGAGGTCCATTACTCAGCTGAAGTACAACAGAGAGGGCGATCTCATCTTCTCCGTGGCCAAGGACACT GTTGCAAATGTGTGGTATTCCGTCAACGGCGAGCGTCTGGGCACCTACAACGGACACACGGGAGCGGTGTGGTGTGTCGACTGCGATT GGGACACCAAGAAGGTGTTGACGGGTTCGGCCGACAACAGCTGCCGGCTGTGGGATTGCGAGACGG GTAAACAGATGGCCTTGGTCAACACCAACTCTGCGGTCAGGACGTGCGGCTTCGACTTCAGCGGCAACATCATCATGTTCTCCACGGACAAGCAGATGGGCTACCAGTGCTTCCTCAACTTCTTCGACCTGCGAGATCCGCAGCAAATCG ACGACAATCAGCCGTACCTGACGGTCCCGTGCAACGACCACAAGATCACCAGCGCCGTGTGGGGGCCGCTCGGGGAGTTTGTCATCGCCGGGCACGAGAACGGCGAGATCAACCAGTTCAGCGCCAAG TCGGGGGACGTCCTGAAAACCATCAAGGAGCACAGCAAGCAGATTAACGACATCCAGTCGTCGGTGGACCTCACCATGGTCATCACTGCATCCAAGGACAACACTGCCAAG CTCTTCGACTCGGCCTCCTTGGACCACATCAAGACCTTCAGGACGGAGCGACCCGTCAACTCCGCCTCCATCTCGCCCATCATGGACCAC GTGGTGATGGGCGGCGGTCAGGAGGCCATGGAGGTGACCACCACCTCCACCAGGGTCGGCAAGTTCGAGGCCAG GTTCTTCCACGCCGCCTACGAGGAGGAGTTCGGCAGAGTCAAGGGCCACTTCGGACCCATCAACTGTGTGTCGTTCCACCCGGACGGCAAAAG TTACAGCAGCGGAGGCGAAGACGGATACGTGAGGATTCACTACTTCGACCCGCAGTACTTTGACTTTGAGCTGGAGGTGTGA
- the ptpn2b gene encoding tyrosine-protein phosphatase non-receptor type 2 isoform X3: protein MEREFQDIESEGRWHKFYMEIRSQSHECAYKVAKYPENRSRNRYRDVSPFDHSRVKLKNADNDYINASLVVMEEAQRRYILTQGPLRNTCGHFWLMIWEQKSKAIVMLNRVIEKGSEKCAQYWPVSGEREMAFKDTRFLVTLLSEDVKSYYTTRVLELQNMSTAEKREIHHFHYTTWPDFGVPESPASFLNFLLKVRESGALGGDHGPAVVHCSAGIGRSGTFSLVDTCLVLMEKRKDASALDIRRILLDMRKYRMGLIQTPDQLRFSFVAVLEGAKCIAGDASPQVKSLETSAIRAAKHSGGGGRRLLSPFRRLRGGSRPGRTRTPRATCRRAATAEERTVDMTARGRASRRNRTTAPHTNDAEATVSPSLQAKGPTIPTESGKGGTANHYNNNNKTRLSSTNWNAAKTSDS from the exons ATGGAGCGGGAGTTTCAGGACATCGAGTCGGAGGGCCGGTGGCACAAATTCTACATG GAAATCCGAAGTCAGTCTCACGAATGCGCCTACAAAGTGGCCAAGTACCCGGAGAACCGCAGCCGCAACCGATACCGAGACGTCAGCCCGT TTGACCACAGTCGGGTGAAGCTGAAGAACGCGGACAACGACTACATCAACGCCAGCCTGGTGGTGATGGAAGAGGCGCAGCGGCGTTACATATTAACTCAG GGTCCCCTCAGGAACACGTGTGGCCACTTCTGGCTCATGATCTGGGAGCAAAAGAGCAAAGCCATCGTCATGCTCAACAGGGTCATTGAGAAAGGCTCG gaaaagtgtgctcagTACTGGCCCGTGTCCGGGGAGCGTGAGATGGCGTTCAAGGACACGCGCTTCCTGGTCACGCTGCTGTCGGAAGACGTCAAGTCTTACTACaccacaagagtgctggagctgcaGAACATGAGC ACGGCGGAGAAGCGGGAGATCCACCATTTTCACTACACAACGTGGCCCGACTTCGGCGTGCCCGAGTCGCCGGcgtccttcctcaacttcctgcTGAAGGTGCGGGAGTCCGGGGCGCTGGGCGGCGACCACGGCCCCGCCGTGGTGCACTGCAGCGCCGGCATCGGACGCTCGGGGACCTTCTCGCTGGTGGACACGTGTCTCGTGCTC ATGGAGAAAAGGAAAGATGCGTCGGCGTTGGACATCCGAAGGATCCTGCTGGACATGCGGAAGTACCGCATGGGTCTCATCCAGACCCCCGACCAGCTGCGCTTTTCCTTCGTGGCTGTCCTCGAGGGAGCCAAGTGCATCGCGGGAGACGCGTCCCCGCAGGTAAAATCGCTCGAAACGTCTGCAATCAGAGCGGCGAAacacagcgggggggggggacgacgtcTACTTTCCCCGTTTCGCAGACTCAGAGGCGGGAGTCGTCCCGGGAGGACCCGGACGCCGCGGGCGACCTGCCGGAGAGCCGCAACGGCGGAGGAGAGGACGGTAGACATGACGGCGAGAGGCCGAGCCAGTCGCCGGAACAGGACAACAGCACCACACA CAAACGACGCAGAGGCGACAGTTTCTCCATCGCTCCAAGCCAAAGGACCAACGATACCGACAGAAAGCGGAAAAGG AGGGACGGCGAATCactacaataacaacaacaagacTCGTCTTTCATCCACCAATTGGAATGC agcaaagacgagcgacTCCTGA